A region from the Streptosporangium sp. NBC_01756 genome encodes:
- a CDS encoding thiolase C-terminal domain-containing protein has product MNIVIAGAAETDHLGKLPHYSAIGLQLEAARNALADAGLTKDDVDGVAAVGMPGPVQVAHALGVTPAWLDGTGVGGSSFLFHVRHAVAAIRAGLCHTVLITHGESGRSHVGAGRFGLGADSLLGQFELPYGVFGPATTFTVTALRYMKETGLTHEQLAEVAVAQRRWAHLNPRAMMRDLITVDDVLASRMVAYPFHLLECCLVTDGGGALVVTSEERARALGVRKPLVHVLGTGESADSPIVSQMEDFTTSKAFRRSSEAAFAEAKIDHADVDHLMIYDAFAHVPIYGLEDMGFVGRGEAGAFIAEGHTSPGGRLPMNTNGGGLSYTHTGMYGMFAILESVRQLRGEAAAQVPDVELGVVLGNGGMFMSAATLVLANRRP; this is encoded by the coding sequence TTGAACATCGTCATCGCGGGGGCTGCGGAGACCGACCACCTCGGCAAGCTCCCCCACTACTCGGCCATCGGACTGCAGCTCGAAGCCGCGCGCAACGCGCTGGCGGACGCGGGGCTGACCAAGGACGACGTCGACGGGGTCGCCGCGGTCGGCATGCCGGGCCCCGTCCAGGTCGCCCACGCGCTCGGCGTCACACCCGCCTGGCTCGACGGCACCGGTGTCGGCGGCTCGTCCTTCCTGTTCCACGTGCGGCACGCCGTGGCGGCGATCCGCGCCGGACTCTGCCACACCGTGCTCATCACGCACGGCGAGTCCGGCCGGTCACACGTGGGCGCCGGCCGGTTCGGGCTGGGGGCCGACTCACTGCTCGGACAGTTCGAGCTGCCGTACGGGGTGTTCGGCCCGGCGACCACGTTCACGGTGACCGCGCTGCGCTACATGAAGGAGACCGGGCTCACCCACGAGCAGCTCGCGGAGGTGGCGGTGGCCCAGCGCCGCTGGGCCCATCTCAACCCCCGGGCGATGATGCGCGATCTGATCACCGTCGACGACGTGCTCGCCTCCCGGATGGTCGCCTACCCCTTCCATCTGCTGGAGTGCTGCCTGGTCACCGACGGCGGCGGCGCGCTCGTCGTCACCTCCGAGGAACGCGCGCGGGCCCTGGGCGTCCGCAAGCCGCTGGTGCACGTGCTGGGCACCGGCGAGTCCGCCGACTCGCCGATCGTCTCCCAGATGGAGGACTTCACCACCTCGAAGGCGTTCCGCCGCTCCAGCGAGGCCGCGTTCGCCGAAGCCAAGATCGACCACGCGGACGTGGACCATCTGATGATCTACGACGCGTTCGCCCACGTGCCGATCTACGGCCTGGAGGACATGGGCTTCGTCGGGCGCGGCGAGGCCGGCGCGTTCATCGCCGAAGGCCACACCTCCCCCGGCGGCAGACTGCCGATGAACACCAACGGTGGTGGGCTGTCCTACACCCATACCGGGATGTACGGCATGTTCGCCATTCTGGAGTCGGTACGCCAGCTACGCGGTGAGGCCGCCGCCCAGGTTCCGGACGTGGAGCTCGGCGTCGTGCTCGGCAACGGCGGCATGTTCATGTCGGCCGCCACCCTCGTACTGGCCAACCGGCGCCCGTGA
- a CDS encoding acetate--CoA ligase family protein, which produces MTASSQAAGDGGVRALFNPASIALVGATDKSGWSISTFVNLRTHGFTGPVHLVNPRAGTVHGQPAHRSLADVPGPVDLVYVMVPTTAVLSVLQEGAKLGIRSYVILTAGFGEVGEEGGRLEAEITSFAREQGLTVLGPNGNGYINAAAGITPYGLPIPAPLLRGSVGVVLQSGALASSVLGFAQARNVGISLLTSMGNESLTTVTDVVDYLIDDPDTKVVALFLESIRDPADFARTARRALLAGKPIVALKIGRSGIASRAAQAHTGALVGDDDVVDAAFRQFGVIRVRSIEDLIITAGLLAAAGPLPGRRMGVVTPSGGASEIIADRAEEEGLELPPFAPQTVARLTEIVPGFATVQNPLDVTGYVLIDRTLMNRALETVAADPGIDLVMLLAESPRVAPPDPAPALAFYAESARRIAEAPLPVVVVANVLTDVTEFGRAVQEQTGFPHVLGGIEHGMHAIGAAVRWSEAHRAARATAGARDAAGGPGAVAGDGPPPRAEATGVWAERRAAALLAGAGLPVVPSEPVSDADAAVAAAERFGYPVVLKAAAEGLGHKSDIGGVRLGLTGPDQVRQAFDEVAAALRATGVREAGALVQPQRSGGVELLVGILRDPDWGLTLTVGFGGIWVEVLRDTALRILPVDTQEVRRALGELRGHRLLTGARGTEPADLDAVADVVVRISALATSLGERLESLEVNPLLVRGSQVEALDALVTWRD; this is translated from the coding sequence ATGACCGCCAGCTCCCAGGCCGCCGGCGACGGCGGTGTCCGCGCGCTGTTCAACCCGGCCTCGATCGCCCTCGTCGGGGCCACCGACAAGTCGGGATGGTCGATCAGCACGTTCGTCAACCTGCGCACGCACGGTTTCACCGGCCCGGTCCACCTGGTCAACCCGCGTGCCGGCACCGTGCACGGCCAGCCCGCCCATCGAAGCCTGGCCGACGTCCCCGGGCCGGTCGACCTGGTCTACGTCATGGTGCCGACCACGGCGGTGCTGTCCGTGCTGCAGGAGGGAGCCAAGCTCGGCATCCGCAGCTACGTCATCCTCACCGCGGGCTTCGGCGAGGTCGGCGAGGAGGGCGGCCGGCTGGAAGCCGAGATCACCTCGTTCGCCCGGGAGCAGGGGCTGACCGTCCTGGGTCCCAACGGCAACGGCTACATCAACGCCGCCGCGGGCATCACACCGTACGGCCTGCCCATCCCCGCACCGCTGCTGCGCGGCTCGGTGGGCGTGGTGCTGCAGAGCGGCGCGCTCGCCAGCTCGGTGCTCGGTTTCGCACAGGCCCGCAACGTGGGCATCAGCCTCCTCACCTCGATGGGCAACGAGTCGCTGACGACGGTCACCGACGTCGTCGACTACCTGATCGACGACCCCGACACCAAGGTCGTCGCCCTGTTCCTGGAGTCGATCCGCGACCCCGCGGACTTCGCCCGGACGGCCAGGAGGGCGTTGCTCGCGGGCAAGCCGATCGTCGCGCTCAAGATCGGCCGCAGCGGGATCGCCTCGCGCGCGGCCCAGGCCCACACCGGCGCGCTGGTGGGCGACGACGACGTCGTCGACGCGGCCTTCCGGCAGTTCGGCGTCATCCGGGTCCGCTCGATTGAGGACCTCATCATCACGGCGGGCCTGCTCGCCGCCGCCGGTCCCCTGCCGGGACGGCGGATGGGCGTCGTCACCCCCTCGGGCGGCGCCTCGGAGATCATCGCCGACCGGGCCGAGGAGGAAGGGCTGGAGCTCCCGCCGTTCGCCCCGCAGACGGTCGCCCGGCTCACGGAGATCGTTCCCGGGTTCGCCACCGTGCAGAACCCGCTCGACGTCACCGGATACGTGCTGATCGACCGGACGCTGATGAACAGAGCGCTGGAGACCGTGGCCGCCGACCCCGGCATCGACCTCGTCATGCTGCTGGCCGAGTCGCCCCGAGTCGCCCCGCCGGACCCGGCCCCCGCCCTCGCGTTCTACGCGGAGAGTGCCAGACGCATCGCCGAGGCACCGCTGCCCGTCGTGGTCGTGGCCAACGTGCTCACCGACGTGACCGAGTTCGGCCGTGCCGTACAGGAGCAGACCGGTTTCCCGCACGTGCTGGGCGGCATCGAGCACGGGATGCACGCCATCGGCGCCGCGGTGCGGTGGTCGGAGGCCCACCGCGCGGCGCGGGCGACCGCCGGAGCGCGGGACGCCGCGGGCGGGCCCGGGGCGGTGGCCGGGGATGGGCCGCCGCCGCGGGCGGAGGCGACCGGTGTATGGGCCGAACGCCGGGCGGCCGCCCTGCTGGCCGGGGCCGGCCTGCCGGTCGTGCCCTCCGAACCGGTCTCCGACGCGGACGCCGCGGTCGCCGCCGCCGAGCGGTTCGGTTACCCGGTCGTGCTCAAGGCGGCCGCGGAGGGGCTCGGCCACAAGAGCGACATCGGCGGGGTGCGGCTCGGCCTGACCGGTCCCGACCAGGTCCGGCAGGCCTTCGACGAGGTCGCCGCCGCACTCCGCGCCACCGGGGTGCGGGAGGCGGGAGCGCTGGTGCAGCCGCAGCGGAGTGGCGGGGTGGAACTCCTCGTCGGCATCCTGCGCGACCCCGACTGGGGCCTCACCCTGACCGTGGGGTTCGGCGGGATATGGGTGGAGGTGCTGCGGGACACCGCGCTGCGGATCCTGCCCGTCGACACGCAGGAGGTACGGCGCGCCCTGGGCGAGCTGCGCGGACACCGGCTGCTGACGGGCGCCCGCGGCACCGAGCCGGCGGACCTGGACGCCGTCGCCGACGTCGTCGTCCGGATCTCGGCCCTCGCCACGAGCCTGGGGGAGCGGCTGGAGTCGCTGGAGGTCAACCCGCTGCTGGTGCGCGGATCGCAGGTCGAGGCCCTGGACGCGCTGGTCACCTGGCGTGACTGA
- a CDS encoding acyl-CoA dehydrogenase family protein — MVDFSLSTEERQIRDTVRSFIEKEVMPLEPEVLRNENAGRPGVDPDVLRELRLKAKKMGFWGINTPEEYGGADLGPVMSAIIVMEMGRTYVPFSFGGTADNILYAGNDEQKKRYLIPTIEGERRSCFAITEPGAGSDARNIRTRAVKDGGDWVVNGEKTFITGGSEADFVMVFAVTDPERGAAGGVTCFLVDRDMGWKSEPIPTMGEWGPASLVFEDVRVPEENVLGEVGRGFELAMQWIGQGRYMIPARAIGSAERMLQMAVDYARIRHSMGRPIAEYQAIQWMIADSQVEIEAAKWLTLYAAWQVQQGMDARHASSIAKLNGAIMANQVVDRVLQIHGGMGYTKELPIERWYRELRLLRIFEGTDEIQRRTIARNLLKGHARLGTIGE, encoded by the coding sequence ATGGTCGACTTCTCGCTCAGCACCGAAGAACGGCAGATCCGCGACACCGTCCGCTCCTTCATCGAGAAGGAGGTCATGCCGCTGGAGCCCGAGGTGCTGCGCAACGAGAACGCGGGACGCCCGGGTGTCGACCCCGACGTCCTGCGCGAACTCCGGCTCAAAGCCAAGAAGATGGGCTTCTGGGGGATCAACACCCCCGAGGAGTACGGCGGGGCCGACCTCGGCCCGGTGATGTCGGCGATCATCGTGATGGAGATGGGCCGGACCTACGTGCCGTTCAGTTTCGGCGGGACGGCCGACAACATCCTGTACGCCGGGAACGACGAGCAGAAGAAGCGGTATCTGATCCCGACCATCGAGGGCGAGCGCCGGTCGTGCTTCGCCATCACCGAGCCGGGAGCCGGCTCCGACGCCCGCAACATCCGCACCCGGGCCGTCAAGGACGGCGGCGACTGGGTCGTCAACGGCGAGAAGACCTTCATCACCGGCGGCAGCGAGGCCGACTTCGTGATGGTGTTCGCGGTGACCGACCCCGAGCGCGGCGCGGCCGGCGGCGTCACCTGCTTCCTGGTCGACCGCGACATGGGCTGGAAATCCGAGCCGATCCCCACGATGGGCGAGTGGGGTCCGGCCTCGCTGGTGTTCGAGGACGTCCGGGTGCCGGAGGAGAACGTGCTCGGGGAGGTCGGCAGGGGATTCGAGCTCGCCATGCAGTGGATCGGGCAGGGCCGTTACATGATTCCGGCCCGGGCGATCGGCTCGGCCGAGCGCATGCTCCAGATGGCCGTCGACTACGCGAGGATCCGGCACTCCATGGGCCGGCCGATCGCGGAGTACCAGGCCATCCAGTGGATGATCGCCGACTCCCAGGTGGAGATCGAGGCGGCGAAGTGGCTGACCCTGTACGCCGCCTGGCAGGTGCAGCAGGGCATGGACGCCCGGCACGCGTCCTCGATCGCCAAGCTCAACGGTGCGATCATGGCGAATCAGGTGGTCGACCGGGTACTGCAGATCCACGGGGGCATGGGCTACACCAAGGAGTTGCCCATCGAGCGCTGGTACCGGGAACTGCGCCTGCTGCGGATCTTCGAGGGCACCGACGAGATCCAGCGCCGGACCATAGCCCGCAACCTGCTCAAGGGCCACGCCCGTCTCGGCACCATCGGAGAGTGA
- a CDS encoding TetR/AcrR family transcriptional regulator: protein MARKAPSRSGSWEWSRTAETRRSMLQAAGEVFTENGFADANVADVVARAGSSVGSLYHHFGGKTELFLALWEEHQAAHEEEAASTVAKARQAGVTDPLELFVAGARAFLEGSWQRHDLARLFMDGDGPPGFELMRRTRGRDWVRQNAVLLGAGDEPMDRLTVAVLTTVIGEAGREVVTCETEQEAERVIEAALELISRFGPLRGPDDR, encoded by the coding sequence ATGGCACGCAAGGCGCCGAGCAGGAGCGGCTCATGGGAATGGAGCCGTACGGCAGAGACACGCAGGAGCATGCTCCAGGCCGCCGGTGAGGTCTTCACCGAGAACGGCTTCGCCGACGCCAACGTGGCCGACGTCGTGGCGCGGGCGGGCTCCAGCGTGGGCAGCCTCTACCACCACTTCGGCGGCAAGACCGAGCTGTTCCTCGCCCTGTGGGAGGAACACCAGGCCGCGCACGAGGAGGAGGCGGCCTCGACCGTGGCGAAGGCCAGGCAGGCCGGCGTCACCGACCCCCTGGAGCTGTTCGTCGCCGGGGCGCGCGCCTTCCTGGAGGGCTCCTGGCAGCGGCACGACCTGGCACGCCTGTTCATGGACGGCGACGGACCGCCCGGTTTCGAGTTGATGCGCCGCACCCGGGGCCGCGACTGGGTGCGGCAGAACGCCGTCCTGCTCGGCGCGGGCGACGAGCCGATGGACCGCCTCACGGTGGCCGTGCTGACCACCGTCATCGGCGAGGCGGGCCGCGAGGTCGTCACCTGCGAGACCGAGCAGGAGGCCGAGCGGGTCATCGAGGCCGCGCTTGAGCTGATCAGCCGCTTCGGCCCGCTGCGGGGCCCCGACGACCGGTGA
- a CDS encoding MaoC family dehydratase → MPLDHGVVGVPGPSHERSWTSAETLLYAVGVGAGLGDPLRELPFTTENSAGVRQRVLPTFAVLAAQAPIGRSLGDFNPAMLVHAEQAFELRRELPPEGRVRVTGTVTGIYDKGSGALVTSETNAVDPETGDRLITSRSSVFIRGEGGFGGERGPRDEWAEPDRAPDHKVTCPTRPEQALLYRLSGDRNPLHSDPAFAARAGFERPILHGLCTYGITGRALLHTVADSDPARFTSMSGRFSSPVFPGEPLTVSIWVDGGTALFRTVKDDGTVVIDRGRATFRDG, encoded by the coding sequence ATGCCCCTCGACCACGGCGTCGTGGGCGTGCCGGGCCCGTCGCACGAGCGCTCCTGGACCTCCGCGGAAACCTTGCTGTACGCCGTGGGGGTGGGCGCCGGCCTGGGCGACCCGCTCCGGGAGTTGCCCTTCACCACCGAGAACTCGGCGGGCGTCCGGCAGCGCGTGCTGCCGACTTTCGCGGTCCTGGCCGCCCAGGCGCCGATCGGCCGCAGCCTGGGCGATTTCAACCCGGCCATGCTGGTCCACGCCGAGCAGGCCTTCGAGCTGCGCCGGGAACTGCCCCCCGAGGGCCGGGTCCGCGTGACCGGCACGGTGACCGGGATCTACGACAAGGGGTCGGGCGCCCTGGTGACCAGCGAGACCAACGCCGTGGACCCGGAGACGGGCGACCGGCTGATCACCAGCCGGAGCTCGGTCTTCATCAGGGGTGAGGGCGGGTTCGGCGGCGAACGGGGCCCTCGTGACGAGTGGGCGGAGCCCGACCGTGCGCCGGACCACAAGGTGACCTGCCCGACCCGGCCCGAGCAGGCACTGCTCTACCGCCTGTCCGGGGACCGCAACCCGCTCCACTCCGATCCGGCCTTCGCGGCGCGGGCGGGGTTCGAGCGGCCGATCCTGCACGGCCTGTGCACCTACGGGATCACCGGCAGGGCGCTGCTGCACACCGTGGCCGATTCGGACCCCGCCCGCTTCACGTCGATGTCCGGGCGCTTCAGCAGCCCGGTGTTTCCGGGGGAGCCGCTCACGGTCTCCATCTGGGTGGACGGCGGCACCGCGCTGTTCCGGACCGTGAAGGACGACGGGACCGTGGTGATCGACCGTGGGCGGGCGACCTTCCGGGACGGGTGA
- a CDS encoding SDR family oxidoreductase codes for MSGIVAGRVVVVTGAARGIGRGHALEFARQGARVVVNDLGAEVDGTGSSAGPAGEVVEEIRAMGGEAVVNGEDVSDFEGAGRLVRAAVEHFGDLHVLVNNAGILRDRMLVNMSAEEWDAVVRVHLRGTFAPLRHAAAYWRERFKSGVPVDARVINTTSSSGIYGNPGQGNYGAAKAGIAALTVIAAQELARYGVTVNALAPTALTRMTENLARIARPVPGADEFDPGDPVNVAPLAVWLASEEAREITGRVFNVRGGVISVAEGWHAGPGVDKGARWDPAELGAVIPDLVSKAAPNALQNGRIPGTEA; via the coding sequence ATGAGCGGGATCGTGGCGGGACGGGTGGTGGTCGTGACCGGGGCGGCTCGGGGGATCGGGCGTGGCCACGCGCTGGAGTTCGCCCGCCAGGGGGCGCGGGTGGTGGTCAACGACCTGGGGGCCGAGGTGGACGGCACCGGGTCGTCGGCCGGACCGGCGGGGGAGGTGGTGGAGGAGATCCGCGCGATGGGGGGTGAGGCGGTGGTCAACGGGGAGGACGTCTCGGACTTCGAGGGTGCGGGCCGGCTGGTGCGGGCCGCGGTGGAGCACTTCGGGGATCTGCACGTCCTGGTCAACAACGCCGGCATCCTGCGGGATCGGATGCTGGTCAACATGTCGGCCGAGGAGTGGGACGCGGTGGTCCGGGTTCATCTGCGGGGCACCTTCGCTCCGTTGCGGCACGCGGCCGCCTACTGGCGGGAGCGGTTCAAGTCCGGCGTCCCGGTGGACGCACGGGTGATCAACACCACCTCCTCGTCGGGCATCTACGGCAATCCCGGCCAGGGCAACTACGGCGCGGCCAAGGCAGGCATCGCGGCGCTGACGGTCATCGCCGCCCAGGAGCTGGCCAGATACGGGGTGACGGTCAACGCGCTCGCCCCCACCGCCCTCACCCGGATGACCGAGAACCTGGCGCGAATCGCCCGTCCCGTCCCGGGAGCGGACGAGTTCGATCCCGGGGACCCGGTCAACGTGGCGCCGCTCGCGGTCTGGCTGGCCAGCGAGGAGGCCAGGGAGATCACCGGCCGGGTCTTCAACGTCCGGGGCGGTGTGATCAGCGTGGCCGAAGGCTGGCACGCCGGGCCCGGAGTGGACAAGGGCGCCCGATGGGACCCCGCCGAGCTCGGCGCGGTGATCCCGGACCTGGTGAGCAAGGCGGCGCCCAACGCGCTGCAGAACGGCCGCATCCCCGGAACGGAGGCTTGA
- a CDS encoding HAD family hydrolase — MRRKGQVLVFDADDTLWENNLLFERVIDDFLHWLEHPTLGKAEIRAILDDIEKANAVTHGYGSKMFLRSLHDCLERLRERPATAAERRHLDGLVVALVEHRVELVPEVAETLTALGDRHDLLLLTKGDPEEQQRKLDVSGLAHHFRDIHIVAEKAVDTYLWLAEKHGLTPSATWMIGNSPKSDIIPARQAGMNAVFIPNDNTWVLEQTELDPDDGGVLRLRTFSELPNHF; from the coding sequence GTGAGGCGCAAAGGACAGGTGCTCGTCTTCGACGCCGACGACACGCTGTGGGAGAACAACCTCCTCTTTGAGCGCGTCATCGACGACTTCCTGCACTGGCTGGAGCACCCGACCCTCGGCAAGGCCGAGATCCGCGCCATCCTCGACGACATCGAGAAGGCGAACGCCGTCACCCACGGCTACGGCAGCAAGATGTTCCTGCGCAGTCTCCACGACTGCCTGGAACGGCTGCGCGAACGGCCGGCGACCGCGGCGGAGCGCCGTCACCTCGACGGCCTGGTGGTGGCGCTCGTCGAGCACCGGGTGGAGCTGGTCCCCGAGGTGGCCGAGACGCTCACCGCCCTCGGCGACCGGCACGACCTGCTCCTGCTCACCAAGGGCGATCCCGAGGAGCAGCAGCGCAAGCTGGACGTCTCCGGCCTCGCCCATCACTTCCGCGACATCCACATCGTGGCGGAGAAGGCCGTCGACACTTATCTGTGGCTCGCGGAGAAGCACGGGCTGACGCCGTCGGCGACCTGGATGATCGGCAACTCCCCGAAGTCCGACATCATCCCCGCCCGGCAGGCGGGGATGAACGCCGTCTTCATCCCGAACGACAACACCTGGGTGCTTGAGCAGACCGAGCTCGACCCCGACGACGGAGGAGTGCTGCGGCTGCGGACGTTCTCCGAGCTGCCGAACCACTTCTGA
- a CDS encoding NUDIX domain-containing protein, producing the protein MTTPSPEGPTGQVRKTPSVSCVFICHDGHGRVLLARRGAGARDEPGTWDCGAGALEYGESFETAVAREVREEYSTAALEIETIGVRNVLREEPVSHWVAVIFAVRVDPAGAAIGEPHKFDELGWFAPDALPHPLHSQLTESLRLFASR; encoded by the coding sequence ATGACCACCCCTTCCCCGGAGGGTCCCACCGGGCAGGTGCGGAAGACGCCCTCCGTCTCCTGCGTGTTCATCTGCCACGACGGCCACGGCCGGGTGCTGCTGGCCCGGCGCGGCGCCGGTGCGCGGGACGAGCCCGGCACCTGGGACTGCGGCGCCGGCGCGCTGGAGTACGGCGAGTCGTTCGAGACGGCGGTCGCCCGCGAGGTCCGCGAGGAGTATTCGACGGCCGCGCTGGAGATCGAGACGATCGGGGTCCGCAACGTGCTGCGGGAGGAACCGGTCTCCCACTGGGTCGCGGTGATCTTCGCAGTCCGGGTGGACCCCGCCGGAGCGGCCATCGGCGAGCCGCACAAGTTCGACGAACTGGGCTGGTTCGCGCCGGATGCCCTGCCGCACCCGCTGCACTCGCAACTCACCGAGAGCCTCCGGCTTTTCGCTTCACGGTGA
- a CDS encoding AAA family ATPase codes for MPTEPGRFIVVTGGPGSGKSTLIDRLQEAGFARSDEAGRGIIQDQTAIGGRALPWIDPDLFAEAMLCWELRSYRLAVSDAALAFFDRGIPDIVGYLRLEGRPVPPHLHAAAQRFRYHRRVLVAPPWPEIYEQDDERRQSFETAQRTYESMVATYTDYGYELVTLPRAPIEERLRFVTGWLG; via the coding sequence ATGCCAACGGAGCCTGGGCGCTTCATCGTTGTCACCGGCGGTCCGGGATCGGGCAAGAGCACGCTGATCGACCGCCTGCAGGAAGCCGGTTTCGCACGCTCGGACGAGGCGGGCCGCGGCATCATCCAGGACCAGACGGCGATCGGCGGGCGCGCGCTGCCCTGGATCGATCCGGACCTGTTCGCCGAGGCGATGCTCTGCTGGGAGCTGCGCTCCTACCGCCTCGCCGTGTCGGATGCCGCGCTCGCCTTCTTCGACCGGGGCATCCCGGACATCGTGGGCTACCTGCGCCTCGAAGGACGCCCGGTCCCGCCGCACCTGCACGCCGCGGCGCAGCGTTTCCGCTACCACCGGCGCGTGCTCGTCGCACCCCCGTGGCCGGAGATCTACGAGCAGGACGACGAGCGCAGGCAGTCGTTCGAGACGGCGCAGCGGACCTACGAGTCCATGGTCGCCACCTACACGGACTACGGCTACGAGCTGGTGACGCTGCCACGTGCGCCCATCGAGGAACGACTCCGGTTCGTGACCGGCTGGCTCGGCTGA
- a CDS encoding MDR family MFS transporter has product MWRRLRSFDRSVQLLMLNQLTINIGFYMLMPYLAGHLSGGLGMAAWTVGLVLGVRNLSQQGLFLLGGTLADRLGYKPVIVAGCLLRTAGFALLGLVDSLPALLVASAATGFAGALFNPAVRAYLAHDAADRRVEAFALFNVFYQAGILVGPLIGLALVAVDFRLACLTAAAVFAALTVLQIRALPQCRAGDAAGGGVFADWRTVLSGRSFLLFSLAMAGSYVLSFQLYLALPLQLDGAGAVSVLFVLSAVVAIAGQLRVTERARRRWSHPQAMTRGLLLMAAAFLPLALTGTAWPHATVPRVGAVLLCAVLLTLATTLIYPFEMDTVVSLAGGRLVATHYGLYNTVAGIGIALGNLLTGLLLDGGATALPWLVLSALGAVCALAVHRLGRRGRLTPEEGEREPASPAPPGNHSRA; this is encoded by the coding sequence ATGTGGCGGCGTCTGCGCTCCTTCGACCGCAGCGTCCAGCTGCTCATGCTCAACCAGCTCACCATCAACATCGGCTTCTACATGCTGATGCCCTACCTGGCCGGCCACCTGTCCGGCGGACTGGGCATGGCCGCCTGGACGGTCGGGCTGGTGCTCGGGGTGCGCAACCTCAGTCAGCAGGGCCTGTTCCTGCTCGGCGGCACCCTGGCCGACCGGCTCGGCTACAAGCCCGTCATCGTCGCCGGATGCCTGCTGCGCACCGCGGGCTTCGCCCTGCTGGGACTGGTCGACTCGCTACCGGCGCTGCTGGTCGCCTCGGCCGCGACCGGGTTCGCCGGAGCCCTGTTCAACCCGGCTGTCCGCGCCTACCTCGCCCATGACGCCGCCGACCGCCGGGTGGAGGCGTTCGCCCTGTTCAACGTCTTCTATCAGGCCGGCATCCTGGTGGGGCCGCTCATCGGGCTGGCCCTGGTCGCGGTGGACTTCCGGCTGGCCTGCCTGACCGCGGCGGCCGTCTTCGCGGCGCTGACCGTGCTCCAGATCCGCGCGCTGCCACAGTGCCGGGCCGGCGACGCCGCCGGCGGCGGAGTGTTCGCCGACTGGCGGACCGTGCTGTCGGGCCGGTCGTTCCTGCTGTTCTCGCTGGCGATGGCCGGGTCGTACGTACTGTCGTTCCAGCTGTATCTGGCGCTCCCGCTGCAGCTGGACGGCGCAGGTGCCGTCAGCGTGCTGTTCGTGCTGTCGGCCGTCGTGGCCATCGCCGGTCAGCTCCGCGTCACCGAGCGGGCCCGGCGTCGCTGGTCCCACCCTCAGGCCATGACCCGCGGTCTGCTTCTCATGGCGGCGGCCTTCCTACCCCTGGCGCTGACCGGTACGGCATGGCCGCACGCCACCGTGCCCCGGGTGGGCGCGGTCCTGCTCTGCGCGGTGCTGCTGACCCTCGCCACGACGCTGATCTATCCCTTCGAGATGGACACCGTCGTCTCGCTGGCCGGCGGCCGGCTGGTGGCCACGCACTACGGCCTCTACAACACCGTGGCCGGGATCGGCATCGCCCTGGGGAACCTGCTGACCGGCCTGCTGCTGGACGGCGGAGCCACGGCACTGCCGTGGCTCGTCCTGTCGGCGCTGGGGGCCGTGTGCGCGCTCGCCGTCCACCGTCTCGGCCGCCGCGGTCGGCTCACCCCGGAAGAGGGGGAACGGGAGCCGGCCTCTCCGGCGCCGCCCGGCAACCACTCCCGGGCCTGA